Proteins encoded in a region of the Podospora pseudopauciseta strain CBS 411.78 chromosome 6, whole genome shotgun sequence genome:
- a CDS encoding hypothetical protein (EggNog:ENOG503P7T4; COG:S): MTPPPPITSLSFTSWNDDKPATIILLHGGFTCRLEFALILPHLSDFHLLVPDLPLHSASRHIKPGTTDHSAQHVAQLIRSHAHGGKAHVVGVSMGGYIAQCLALDQPDLVLSLFVTGAAPASGARLFMAQWPGLTYYTMKMMVGWVPSWLYQWQASLLGLKLDIELIEEMKGNITWEVVHDMFPWILEFGLDDVRRLEVRTLHVAGAKGDDVGMMVRTAETLRSRRTDQGGGWPEDRSGGFVLREGVHGWDVQFPELFGGGVRAWVEGEKLPGEFERL, translated from the coding sequence ATgaccccacctccccccataACGTCGCTATCCTTCACGTCGTGGAACGACGACAAGCCCGCCacaatcatcctcctccacggcgGTTTCACCTGCCGTCTTGAATttgccctcatcctcccccacctctcggacttccacctcctcgtcccTGACCTACCACTCCATTCCGCCTCCCGTCACATCAAACCAGGCACTACCGACCACTCCGCCCAGCACGTCGCGCAACTCATCCGCTCACACGCCCACGGCGGCAAGGCCCATGTTGTCGGTGTTTCAATGGGCGGGTACATAGCTCAATGCCTTGCCTTGGACCAACCCGACCTAGtcctctctctttttgtGACAGGTGCTGCTCCCGCGAGCGGAGCACGGTTATTCATGGCGCAGTGGCCGGGATTGACTTACTACACTATGAAGATGATGGTAGGGTGGGTACCGAGTTGGTTATATCAATGGCAGGCTTCGTTGCTTGGGTTGAAGCTGGATATTGAGTTGATagaggagatgaaggggaATATCacttgggaggtggtgcacGATATGTTTCCTTGGATATTGGAGTTTGGTTTGGATGatgtgaggaggttggaagtGAGGACTTTGCATGTTGCGGGAGCTAAAGGGGATGATGTTGGTATGATGGTTAGGACGGCGGAGACGttgaggagcaggagaacgGACcaaggggggggttggccTGAGGATAGGTCGGGAGGGTTtgtgttgagggagggggtgcatGGGTGGGATGTGCAATTTCCGGAgttgtttgggggaggggtgagggcttgggttgagggggagaagttgcCTGGGGAGTTTGAGAGGCTTTAG
- a CDS encoding hypothetical protein (EggNog:ENOG503QFDM) has product MDTYRHPPGDLPRLYNKTSRLKARDTTTQFARIRATQLFKDAVADHFDWSSRRPTPFITFFSVEQHAVRWTLCLERWGRSEPGEDDWFILTIDTSTLTDVHFFKLSTLVDRFGLGSKIDSKVQESHKRGAYICLHGIPARAIDPGKTKWKFDVIGRSPETEEEEESGGFSGLLQRILGLSLGN; this is encoded by the exons ATGGACACATATCGACACCCACCCGGCGACCTCCCGC GACTGTACAACAAGACCAGTAGACTCAAAGCCCGGGACACAACCACGCAATTCGCGAGAATTAGAGCTACTCAACTCTTCAAAGACGCCGTTGCGGATCACTTCGACTGGAGTAGCAGGCGCCCGACACCTTTCATAACGTTCTTTTCGGTCGAGCAGCATGCCGTAAGATGGACACTCTGTTTGGAAAGATGGGGCAGAAGCGAGCCAGGTGAAGACGACTGGTTTATTCTCACCATCGACACGTCAACGCTCACAGATGTCCACTTTTTCAAGCTTAGCACGCTTGTCGATCGGTTTGGTCTTGGAAGCAAGATCGATTCAAAAGTGCAAGAATCTCACAAGCGAGGGGCGTACATTTGTTTGCATGGGATCCCGGCTCGTGCGATTGATCCAGGAAAGACCAAGTGGAAGTTTGATGTTATTGGGC GATCTCCAGAaacggaagaggaggaagagtctGGGGGGTTTTCGGGTCTTTTGCAGCGCATTCTGGGGCTCTCTTTGGGGAATTGA